A genomic stretch from Penaeus vannamei isolate JL-2024 chromosome 6, ASM4276789v1, whole genome shotgun sequence includes:
- the LOC113807079 gene encoding fibrous sheath CABYR-binding protein — translation MGKRSLILLCVSVSVVLSRPSGQAVPEVNTQRQDVVRAEDDPFILALPVKHKDAHAPGTANQIEPSDAVSDKRPDELTGDDLIISVDPEVSQRAADDTTVSQAVADGQGVSENEETTGTQGEGNSSPSQVDDVEFSETEHANEEVGHSATEENEQGTLTENAAQQPEGVTAEENVAQETGNDQASGDHQEGGSEKSLDQATIGEQNAADIVFVEKVPGAQDIPAELIISAVETSNVATLLEEEQEPAEIAAVEEEISEPATAEQNIAESTNVETQETVIAETAAEEGSDVAQNDAESAAAEETAAVAEQTPAEATAKANSAVKEPNTAEVATELEQHEEQQNVEKRTPEHEPAEEPQAEQDLSETEVSEQSQAEDQRSQAKNAEEAEQKNAETNEEQQTQEAESQNAEEERAQEPKSEQQTEEQ, via the exons ATGGGAAAGCGGTCTTTG aTCTtgctgtgcgtgagtgtgagcgtggTGCTCTCTCGTCCTTCGGGCCAAGCGGTTCCCGAAGTCAACACCCAACGGCAAGACGTCGTTCGCGCCGAGGACGACCCCTTCATCCTGGCTCTTCCCGTGAAGCACAAGGACGCCCACGCACCAGGAACCGCCAACCAGATCGAACCCAGCGACGCCGTCTCAGACAAGCGCCCAGATGAACTGACTGGTGACGATCTGATCATTTCTGTTGATCCCGAGGTTAGTCAGAGAGCTGCTGACGACACGACTGTCAGTCAGGCAGTTGCTGACGGCCAGGGGGTCAGTGAGAATGAAGAAACTACTGGGACCCAGGGCGAAGGTAACAGCAGTCCCAGTCAGGTTGATGATGTTGAGTTTAGTGAAACAGAGCACGCGAATGAAGAAGTCGGCCATTCTGCTACCGAAGAGAACGAGCAAGGAACTCTCACAGAAAACGCGGCACAACAGCCCGAAGGGGTAACCGCGGAAGAAAATGTTGCACAGGAAACTGGCAATGACCAAGCCTCTGGCGATCACCAGGAAGGAGGCAGCGAGAAGTCCTTGGACCAAGCCACCATCGGAGAGCAGAACGCGGCCGACATCGTCTTCGTGGAAAAGGTGCCAGGAGCCCAAGATATCCCTGCTGAGCTCATTATCTCTGCGGTTGAAACGAGCAATGTTGCGACTCTACTTGAGGAGGAGCAAGAACCTGCAGAAATCGCAGCTGTTGAAGAGGAAATCTCTGAGCCAGCCACAGCAGAGCAGAACATTGCAGAATCTACAAACGTGGAAACACAGGAAACAGTCATTGCTGAAACCGCTGCTGAAGAAGGCTCTGATGTAGCACAGAATGATGCTGAATCTGCAGCTGCTGAAGAAACTGCTGCTGTGGCCGAACAAACCCCTGCTGAAGCGACAGCCAAAGCCAACTCGGCAGTCAAAGAACCGAACACTGCTGAAGTCGCAACAGAATTAGAGCAGCACGAAGAACAGCAGAACGTAGAGAAGAGAACACCGGAGCACGAACCAGCTGAAGAACCACAGGCAGAACAAGACCTTTCCGAGACAGAAGTGAGCGAACAAAGCCAAGCCGAAGACCAGAGAAGTCAGGCCAAAAACGCCGAAGAAGCAGAACAGAAGAACGCAGAGACAAACGAAGAACAACAGACGCAGGAAGCGGAATCGCAGAACGCCGAAGAAGAGAGAGCGCAGGAACCCAAATCCGAACAACAAACAGAAGAACAATGA